In one window of uncultured Acetobacteroides sp. DNA:
- a CDS encoding peptidoglycan DD-metalloendopeptidase family protein — protein MKLKKFYSKRAVLVAALSFGILLAGSIVLWPLLQQFSDLFRKKEVPPPVMEYGIPVDSFNVVTNEIAPGKSLSEILGDCGISARQVDSLSKLAEGKFDLRSIRAGHVFKAFVQPDSTQQLAYWVYEISPIQYVVFSFKDSMSVHVAEKPVRIVRKISSTTIKSSLWHAIEEAKMNTALALDLSEVYAWEIDFFGLKKKDSFKVVYDEMFVGSTSIGIAKIHAAVFNHMGKAYYAFAFKQDSIDSYWNENGQSLKKAFLKAPLKFSRITSGFSRSRLHPILKIFRPHYGIDYSAPIGTPVMTIGSGVVILKGYSGSAGNWIKIKHVANFVTSYMHLSRFAKGISLGKRVQQGQVIGFVGSTGYSTGAHLDFRVWKGAEPINPLKVQSPPEKPLRKENLNQFMRYRNGMMQLMKKQ, from the coding sequence ATGAAGTTAAAAAAGTTTTATAGTAAAAGAGCCGTGCTAGTTGCGGCTCTTTCTTTTGGCATCCTGTTGGCCGGATCTATAGTTCTTTGGCCGTTACTTCAGCAGTTTAGCGATCTATTTAGGAAGAAAGAGGTTCCGCCACCTGTTATGGAGTATGGTATACCTGTCGATTCGTTTAATGTCGTAACGAACGAGATAGCACCGGGTAAAAGTTTGTCAGAGATTCTTGGAGACTGCGGAATTAGTGCTAGGCAGGTTGATAGCCTTTCAAAGCTAGCCGAAGGAAAGTTTGACTTGCGTTCTATTCGGGCAGGTCATGTATTCAAAGCGTTTGTACAGCCCGATTCCACTCAGCAATTGGCGTATTGGGTCTACGAAATTTCCCCTATACAGTACGTTGTGTTTTCGTTTAAGGATAGCATGAGCGTGCATGTTGCCGAAAAGCCAGTCCGAATTGTCAGAAAGATTAGCAGTACAACCATAAAGTCTTCGCTCTGGCATGCTATCGAGGAGGCTAAGATGAATACAGCCTTGGCTCTCGACCTTTCTGAAGTTTACGCTTGGGAAATCGACTTTTTTGGACTTAAAAAAAAGGACAGTTTCAAGGTGGTTTATGATGAGATGTTTGTAGGATCTACTTCTATCGGAATAGCGAAGATACACGCAGCCGTCTTCAACCATATGGGAAAAGCTTACTATGCTTTTGCATTTAAGCAGGATAGTATAGATTCGTATTGGAACGAGAATGGACAGAGCCTCAAAAAGGCTTTTCTGAAGGCTCCTCTAAAATTTTCGCGCATAACCTCGGGATTTAGCCGTAGCCGCCTGCATCCTATACTGAAGATATTTCGACCACATTACGGGATTGACTATTCTGCACCTATCGGAACGCCTGTAATGACAATAGGAAGTGGTGTCGTGATACTCAAGGGATACAGTGGTAGCGCTGGAAACTGGATTAAGATAAAGCACGTTGCCAATTTTGTAACCAGTTACATGCATCTCAGCCGATTTGCTAAGGGGATATCATTAGGTAAACGTGTTCAGCAGGGACAGGTTATTGGCTTTGTTGGTTCCACCGGATATTCAACAGGGGCGCACCTCGATTTTCGTGTTTGGAAGGGGGCTGAGCCAATTAATCCATTAAAGGTTCAATCACCACCCGAAAAGCCATTGCGAAAGGAGAACCTCAATCAGTTTATGCGGTATCGAAATGGAATGATGCAATTGATGAAGAAGCAGTAG
- a CDS encoding DUF6261 family protein, which produces MRFTRNCLNNIRVNELSDFLHVIYPFLDTLGPLNPKLKLALVGLSDVSKELDAALPKTNLKGETRSVNEIDDYRDGEYLTFRTFIEAFTHSRNATTREQALLIHDTLKANGYTLNSLPLKEESTTIRTLNGLFSTGRHAEAMAGLSAQPLWQNVMVAQEEFDTAAGIRSKLAVAEDAGEAAHVVAKRAKTQCTEVFELIEALYKIEGKAEYADAIGKVNHEADAVIALIRTRETLAKKKKEEEEKKKKEEEEKKKGTK; this is translated from the coding sequence ATGAGATTTACAAGAAATTGTTTAAACAACATCCGTGTTAACGAATTGTCCGATTTTCTTCATGTAATTTACCCTTTTCTCGATACCCTAGGGCCGCTCAACCCCAAGCTGAAGCTGGCGCTGGTGGGGCTGTCTGACGTAAGCAAGGAGCTCGATGCCGCGCTGCCGAAGACGAACCTTAAGGGCGAAACCCGAAGCGTAAACGAGATTGACGACTACCGCGACGGCGAGTACCTCACCTTCCGCACCTTCATCGAGGCGTTTACCCATAGCCGCAACGCCACCACCCGCGAGCAGGCGCTGCTCATTCACGATACCCTAAAGGCCAACGGCTACACGCTCAACAGCCTCCCTCTGAAGGAGGAGAGCACCACCATCCGTACCCTTAACGGGCTCTTCAGCACGGGGCGTCACGCCGAGGCGATGGCCGGGCTCAGCGCACAGCCGCTGTGGCAAAATGTGATGGTGGCGCAGGAGGAGTTCGACACCGCAGCTGGCATCCGTAGCAAGCTGGCCGTGGCCGAGGACGCTGGCGAAGCCGCTCACGTGGTGGCCAAGCGCGCCAAGACCCAGTGCACCGAGGTGTTCGAGCTGATAGAGGCGCTCTATAAGATAGAGGGAAAGGCCGAGTACGCCGACGCCATCGGCAAGGTAAACCACGAGGCCGATGCCGTGATAGCCCTCATCCGAACCCGCGAAACGCTGGCCAAGAAGAAAAAAGAAGAGGAGGAAAAGAAGAAGAAAGAGGAAGAGGAAAAAAAGAAAGGAACAAAATAG
- a CDS encoding TonB-dependent receptor, translating to MKSIVRQLFAAAVLLMASAPLLFGQGALSGRIVDQASRQPMAGVSVYLPDLKVGTTTNADGAFTLRRIPARRVMLQASFVGFRNLIREVGVGTDSVVVLALEPAATEINEVVVTGNAKAIEQKRSPAPISVVPRQLLVEAASSNIIDALAAQPGVAQITTGAGISKPVIRGLGYNRVLVVSDGVRQEGQQWGDEHGVEVDAYGVERVEILKGPASLAYGSDALAGVINLISPPLPTNGAIRGSILSEYQTNNGLAGLSANAAGNAGSLVWDARLSGKLAHSYRNRYDGYVFNSGFRENNASLLLGLKRDWGFANLTLGRYELEPGIVEGERDAATGRFVRQVNRGGVAEEVLATDADGRSYQPATPSQQIGHYRAVLNAYVRVGEGGLRAIVGFQQNQRKELADVLAPSTPELYFKLNTVSYDLQYQLPERWGASCSVGVNGMGQTSRNLGEEVLVPEYNLFDAGVFGIIRKNLGGVDLTGGLRFDRRSINSRSLYLDASGEATPQPMPDGSVRFGRFSSAFSGISGSVGATWQLSRYAFLKANVSRGYRAPNIAELGSNGVHEGTLRYELGDPNLSPEHSLQADLGAGYSSEHISAEVSLFSSWISRYIYLHKLSSSAGADSTIGGVDAFRFDQGDAHLTGGEARLDIHPHPFDWIHLESSFSYVLATLRHQPSAASHLPFTPPAKLMSGVKLEGHRLSRGLANSYVRFDVETYFRQGEVYSAYGTETATPGYVLLNAGVGTDWVVRGRTVCTIVLSATNLADRAYQSHLSRLKYAPENPVTGRSGIYNMGRSFGFKLIIPFEGSLGGR from the coding sequence ATGAAAAGTATAGTTAGACAACTTTTTGCTGCTGCGGTTTTGCTGATGGCGAGTGCGCCGCTGCTGTTTGGGCAGGGGGCGCTTTCGGGCAGAATCGTGGACCAAGCGTCGCGGCAGCCAATGGCGGGTGTTTCCGTCTATCTTCCCGATTTAAAGGTGGGCACCACCACCAACGCCGATGGGGCGTTTACCCTGCGGCGCATCCCGGCGCGGCGGGTGATGCTGCAGGCCTCCTTCGTGGGCTTCCGAAATCTGATTCGCGAGGTGGGCGTGGGTACCGACTCGGTGGTGGTGCTGGCCCTGGAGCCTGCTGCTACCGAGATTAACGAGGTGGTGGTTACGGGCAACGCTAAGGCCATCGAGCAGAAGCGCAGCCCCGCGCCCATATCGGTGGTGCCCCGGCAGCTGCTGGTGGAGGCGGCATCGTCCAACATCATCGATGCGCTGGCGGCGCAGCCCGGCGTCGCGCAGATTACCACGGGGGCGGGCATCTCCAAGCCCGTCATTCGTGGGTTGGGCTACAACCGCGTGCTGGTGGTATCCGACGGCGTTCGGCAGGAGGGCCAGCAGTGGGGCGACGAGCACGGCGTAGAGGTGGATGCCTACGGCGTGGAGCGCGTGGAGATCCTGAAGGGGCCGGCCAGCCTGGCCTACGGCTCCGACGCTCTGGCGGGCGTTATCAACCTGATATCGCCACCGCTGCCCACCAATGGGGCCATCCGCGGCAGCATCCTTAGCGAGTACCAGACCAACAACGGGCTAGCAGGCCTGTCGGCCAACGCGGCGGGTAACGCCGGGAGCCTGGTGTGGGATGCCCGCCTGAGCGGCAAGCTGGCGCACAGCTACCGGAACCGCTACGACGGCTACGTCTTCAACTCGGGCTTTAGGGAGAACAACGCCTCCCTTCTGCTGGGGCTTAAGCGCGATTGGGGCTTCGCCAACCTTACCCTTGGCCGCTACGAGCTGGAGCCCGGCATTGTGGAGGGCGAGCGCGATGCGGCCACCGGGCGCTTCGTACGGCAGGTGAATCGCGGAGGTGTGGCCGAGGAGGTGCTGGCCACCGATGCCGACGGCCGCAGCTACCAGCCGGCTACCCCATCGCAGCAGATTGGCCACTACCGGGCGGTGCTCAACGCCTACGTGCGGGTGGGCGAGGGTGGACTGAGGGCCATCGTCGGCTTCCAGCAGAACCAGCGCAAGGAGCTGGCCGATGTGCTGGCCCCCAGTACGCCCGAGCTCTACTTTAAGCTCAACACCGTTAGCTACGACCTCCAGTACCAGCTGCCCGAGCGCTGGGGGGCCTCGTGCTCGGTGGGCGTCAACGGCATGGGGCAAACGTCGCGTAACCTGGGCGAGGAGGTGCTGGTGCCCGAGTACAACCTCTTCGATGCGGGTGTCTTCGGCATCATCCGTAAGAACCTCGGAGGGGTTGACCTGACGGGTGGCCTGCGCTTCGACCGCCGCAGCATCAACTCGCGCAGCCTGTACCTCGACGCCAGCGGCGAGGCTACGCCGCAGCCCATGCCCGATGGCAGCGTCCGATTCGGGCGCTTTAGCTCCGCCTTCTCGGGCATCTCGGGGAGCGTGGGGGCCACCTGGCAGCTCTCGCGGTACGCCTTCCTGAAGGCGAACGTCTCGCGGGGGTACCGCGCCCCCAACATCGCCGAGCTGGGCTCGAACGGCGTGCACGAGGGTACCCTCCGCTACGAGCTGGGCGACCCCAACCTGAGCCCCGAGCATAGCCTGCAGGCCGACCTGGGCGCCGGGTACAGCTCCGAGCACATCTCGGCCGAGGTTAGCCTCTTCAGCAGCTGGATCAGCCGCTACATCTACCTGCACAAGCTCAGCAGCAGCGCTGGGGCCGACTCCACCATCGGCGGCGTGGATGCCTTTAGGTTCGACCAGGGCGATGCCCACCTTACCGGCGGCGAGGCCCGCCTGGACATCCACCCCCATCCCTTCGACTGGATTCACCTCGAAAGCTCGTTCTCGTACGTCCTGGCCACGCTGCGCCACCAGCCATCGGCGGCCAGCCACCTGCCCTTTACCCCGCCGGCCAAGCTGATGTCGGGCGTAAAGCTCGAGGGGCATAGGCTGTCGCGCGGCCTGGCCAACAGCTACGTGCGCTTCGACGTGGAGACCTACTTCCGCCAGGGCGAGGTGTACTCGGCCTACGGCACCGAGACGGCCACCCCGGGATACGTGCTGCTGAACGCGGGCGTGGGCACCGACTGGGTGGTGCGGGGCCGAACCGTGTGCACCATCGTCCTCTCGGCCACCAACCTTGCCGACAGGGCCTACCAGAGCCACCTCAGCCGCCTGAAGTACGCCCCCGAGAACCCCGTTACTGGGCGCTCGGGCATCTACAATATGGGCCGCAGCTTCGGCTTTAAGCTGATTATCCCCTTCGAGGGGAGCCTCGGCGGGCGCTAG
- the mscL gene encoding large-conductance mechanosensitive channel protein MscL, which yields MSFIKEFKDFISKGSVIDLAVAVVIGGAFGQIVSSAVNDILMPVVGLLLGGIDFASWKITLKEAVVAANGTIGQPAVTMNIGSFIQVTVNFLLIALFIFIALKGLMHLKRQKAAAPPAPAAPSQEAQLLAEIRDLLKKEQG from the coding sequence ATGAGCTTCATCAAGGAATTTAAAGACTTCATCTCGAAGGGCAGCGTCATCGACCTAGCCGTTGCCGTGGTCATCGGCGGCGCCTTCGGGCAGATTGTTTCGTCGGCCGTGAACGACATCCTGATGCCCGTGGTAGGCCTCCTGCTTGGGGGCATCGACTTTGCCTCGTGGAAGATTACGCTGAAGGAGGCCGTGGTGGCCGCCAACGGCACCATCGGCCAGCCAGCCGTGACGATGAACATCGGCAGCTTCATCCAGGTAACGGTCAACTTCCTGCTCATCGCCCTCTTCATCTTCATCGCCCTTAAGGGGCTAATGCACCTGAAGCGGCAGAAGGCCGCGGCACCTCCCGCACCCGCCGCCCCTAGCCAGGAGGCCCAGCTGCTGGCCGAGATTCGCGACCTGCTGAAGAAGGAACAGGGCTAG
- the leuS gene encoding leucine--tRNA ligase: protein MEYNFVDIEKKWQQRWRENKTYKVDVDASRPKFYVLDMFPYPSGAGLHVGHPLGYIASDIFSRFKRLEGFNVLHPMGYDAFGLPAEQYAIQTGQHPAITTDINIKRYREQLDKIGFSYDWSREFRTCNPSYYKWTQWAFLLMFRSYYNNKTQKAEPIDGLIEEFRINGNGNVDAACGDVPAFTAAEWNAMGETAQQEILLQYRIAYLADTMVNWCAELGTVLANDEVKDGLSVRGGFPVVQRKMRQWSLRISAYAQRLLDELEELEWTDSLKEIQRNWIGRSQGAQVFFGLKDSEKQLEVFTTRPDTIFGVTFMVIAPEHDMVMELTTPECREAVQAYIDETKKRSERERMAEKRVSGQFTGGYAINPFNGKQIPIYISDYVLIGYGTGAIMAVPAHDSRDYAFAKHFGIDIIEVVAGGDITNESYDAKEGKLINSDFLNGMEVKQAVNRAIDEVEARGIGKRQINYRLRDAIFSRQRYWGEPFPIYFKDGLPYAIEDDKLPLELPEVDAFLPTETGEPPLGRAKNWATTDGYPFELSTMPGFAGSSAYYLRYMDPTNDKALVSKEANEYWRNVDLYIGGTEHATGHLIYSRFWNKFLYDLGFVAEKEPFKKLINQGMIQGRSSFVYRVQGTNKFVSLGLKDKYQTQEIHVDVNVVSNDILDTEAFKKWRPEFATAEFELEDGKYVCGWAVEKMSKSMFNVVNPDDIVERYGADTLRMYEMFLGPLEQSKPWDTKGIDGVHRFLRKFWRLFLNSNGEFQVTNDKPSADELKALHRTIKKVREDIENFSFNTSVSAFMVCVNELTDLKCNKRDILEPLTVLLSPFAPHITEELWSLLGYTTTINDAKYPVHNEEYLVETSFEYPVSFNGKLRFKKVLPLSLNPKQVEEAVLADEQAAKFLEGKSPKKVIVVPGKIVNIVI, encoded by the coding sequence ATGGAATACAATTTTGTTGATATAGAGAAGAAGTGGCAGCAGCGCTGGCGCGAGAATAAGACCTATAAGGTTGATGTGGATGCTTCGAGGCCCAAGTTCTACGTCCTCGACATGTTTCCCTACCCATCGGGTGCTGGGCTGCACGTGGGGCACCCGCTAGGGTATATCGCTTCCGACATCTTTTCGCGCTTCAAGCGCCTGGAGGGCTTCAACGTGCTTCACCCCATGGGCTACGATGCCTTCGGCCTTCCCGCCGAGCAGTACGCCATCCAAACGGGGCAGCACCCAGCCATCACCACCGATATCAACATTAAGCGCTACCGCGAGCAGCTCGACAAGATCGGCTTCTCCTACGACTGGAGCCGCGAGTTCCGCACCTGCAACCCCTCGTACTACAAGTGGACCCAGTGGGCGTTCCTGCTCATGTTCCGGAGTTACTACAACAATAAAACCCAGAAGGCCGAGCCTATTGATGGCCTTATCGAAGAGTTCCGAATCAACGGTAACGGCAATGTAGATGCCGCCTGTGGCGATGTACCTGCATTCACTGCCGCTGAGTGGAACGCCATGGGCGAAACCGCTCAGCAGGAGATCCTGCTGCAGTACCGCATCGCCTACCTTGCCGATACTATGGTTAACTGGTGCGCCGAGCTGGGCACCGTGCTGGCCAACGACGAGGTAAAGGATGGCCTTTCGGTTCGAGGAGGCTTCCCCGTGGTGCAGCGCAAAATGCGCCAGTGGTCGCTCCGTATCTCGGCCTACGCCCAGCGCCTGCTCGACGAGCTCGAGGAGCTGGAGTGGACCGACTCGCTGAAGGAGATCCAGCGTAACTGGATTGGCCGCTCGCAGGGTGCCCAGGTATTCTTCGGATTGAAGGATAGCGAAAAGCAGCTGGAGGTCTTCACCACCCGTCCCGACACCATCTTCGGCGTTACCTTCATGGTAATTGCCCCCGAGCACGACATGGTGATGGAGCTTACCACGCCCGAGTGCCGCGAGGCCGTTCAAGCCTATATCGACGAGACCAAGAAGCGTAGCGAGCGCGAGCGCATGGCCGAAAAGCGCGTGAGCGGCCAGTTTACAGGAGGCTACGCCATCAACCCATTTAACGGAAAGCAAATCCCAATTTACATAAGCGACTATGTGCTTATCGGCTACGGAACCGGCGCCATCATGGCCGTTCCTGCCCACGATAGCCGCGACTACGCCTTTGCTAAGCACTTCGGTATCGACATCATCGAGGTGGTTGCCGGTGGCGATATTACCAACGAAAGCTACGACGCCAAGGAGGGCAAGCTCATCAACTCCGATTTCCTAAACGGGATGGAGGTGAAGCAGGCCGTAAACCGCGCCATCGACGAGGTGGAGGCTCGTGGCATTGGTAAGCGCCAAATCAACTACCGCCTGCGCGACGCCATCTTTAGCCGCCAGCGCTACTGGGGCGAGCCATTCCCCATCTACTTTAAGGATGGGCTTCCCTACGCCATCGAGGATGATAAGCTTCCATTGGAGCTACCCGAGGTGGATGCCTTCCTCCCAACCGAAACGGGCGAGCCACCGCTTGGCCGTGCCAAGAATTGGGCTACCACCGATGGATATCCATTCGAGCTGAGTACCATGCCAGGCTTCGCAGGCTCATCGGCCTACTACCTCCGCTACATGGACCCAACCAACGACAAGGCGCTGGTGTCTAAGGAGGCTAACGAGTACTGGCGTAACGTCGACCTCTACATTGGGGGAACCGAGCACGCAACGGGCCACCTTATCTACTCGCGCTTCTGGAACAAGTTCCTGTACGATCTTGGCTTTGTTGCCGAGAAGGAACCCTTCAAAAAGCTGATTAACCAGGGAATGATTCAGGGCCGTTCGAGCTTTGTTTACCGTGTTCAGGGAACCAACAAGTTCGTATCGCTAGGGTTAAAGGATAAGTACCAAACGCAGGAAATTCACGTTGATGTCAATGTTGTAAGCAACGATATTCTCGATACCGAGGCGTTCAAGAAGTGGCGACCAGAGTTTGCTACTGCCGAGTTTGAACTCGAGGATGGCAAGTACGTTTGCGGCTGGGCTGTCGAGAAGATGTCGAAGTCGATGTTCAACGTGGTTAATCCCGATGATATTGTAGAGCGCTACGGTGCCGATACCCTTCGCATGTACGAAATGTTCCTTGGACCACTCGAGCAGTCGAAGCCTTGGGATACCAAGGGTATCGATGGCGTTCACCGCTTCCTTCGTAAGTTCTGGAGGCTCTTCCTTAACAGCAATGGCGAATTCCAGGTAACCAACGACAAGCCTTCAGCCGACGAGTTAAAGGCGCTTCATAGGACTATCAAGAAGGTTCGCGAAGATATCGAGAACTTTTCGTTCAACACTTCGGTTTCGGCCTTTATGGTTTGCGTAAACGAGCTAACCGACCTTAAGTGCAACAAGCGTGATATTCTTGAACCGCTAACCGTGCTGCTCTCGCCATTTGCTCCACACATCACCGAGGAGTTGTGGTCGTTGCTAGGCTATACAACAACCATCAACGATGCAAAGTACCCTGTGCATAACGAGGAGTATTTGGTAGAAACTAGTTTCGAGTATCCTGTTTCGTTTAACGGCAAGCTTAGGTTTAAGAAAGTTCTTCCTCTAAGCCTGAATCCAAAGCAGGTAGAGGAAGCCGTTCTTGCCGACGAGCAGGCCGCAAAATTCCTAGAAGGGAAATCGCCTAAGAAGGTAATCGTAGTGCCAGGAAAGATCGTTAACATAGTTATTTAA
- the lepA gene encoding translation elongation factor 4, whose product MKNLRNFCIIAHIDHGKSTLADRLLQATHTLNEREFQNQVLDDMDLEREKGITIKSHAIQMEYVQDNETYILNLIDTPGHVDFSYEVSRAIAACEGALLIVDATQGIQAQTISNLYLALEHNLEIIPVINKIDMDAAMVEEVTDQIVELIGCKPEDIIAASAKTGVGVPEILEAIVSRVPAPTGNPEAPLQALIFDSVFNSFRGIIAYFKVTNGTLRQGDKVKFFNTGREYVADEIGVLKLKMFPKQEVKAGDVGYIISGIKTSSEVKVGDTITQVAKPCSKAIAGFEDVKPMVFAGLYPVDSDDYEDLRSSLEKLQLNDASLTFEPESSLALGFGFRAGFLGLLHMEIIQERLYREFDMDVITTVPNVSYKVHTTKGDVVEVHNPSGLPAPTLIDFIEEPTIHAQVITKTEYLGTIMKLCIDKRGILRNQVFLSTDRVEVNFDMPLSEIVFDFYDKLKSISRGYASFDYYLNGYQQATLVKLDILLNSEPVDALSCLIHRDNAYDFGRKMCEKLKELIPRQQFDIAIQAAIGAKIIARETIKALRKDVTAKCYGGDISRKRKLLEKQKKGKKRMRQVGNVEVPQQAFLAVLKMGD is encoded by the coding sequence ATGAAGAATCTTAGAAACTTTTGTATTATAGCCCACATCGACCATGGTAAGAGCACCTTGGCTGACAGACTTCTGCAGGCAACCCACACCCTTAACGAAAGGGAGTTTCAAAACCAGGTTCTAGACGACATGGATTTGGAGCGTGAAAAGGGTATTACCATTAAGAGCCATGCCATCCAAATGGAGTATGTTCAGGATAACGAAACGTATATCTTGAATCTAATTGATACTCCTGGTCACGTTGACTTCTCCTACGAAGTTTCTCGTGCTATTGCAGCCTGCGAAGGAGCACTGCTTATCGTGGATGCAACACAAGGCATCCAGGCACAAACCATATCAAACCTTTACCTTGCGCTTGAGCACAACCTCGAAATTATTCCTGTTATCAACAAGATTGATATGGATGCAGCAATGGTTGAAGAGGTAACAGACCAAATTGTAGAACTTATTGGTTGTAAACCAGAAGATATTATTGCTGCTAGCGCTAAAACAGGTGTTGGAGTTCCCGAAATACTAGAGGCAATCGTTAGTCGTGTACCTGCTCCAACTGGCAATCCTGAGGCACCTCTTCAGGCGCTAATTTTCGACTCTGTTTTCAACTCCTTTAGAGGAATTATCGCCTACTTCAAGGTGACAAACGGAACCTTGCGCCAAGGTGATAAGGTGAAATTTTTCAACACAGGAAGGGAGTACGTTGCCGATGAAATTGGGGTGCTTAAGTTGAAGATGTTTCCAAAGCAGGAAGTTAAAGCCGGTGATGTTGGTTATATCATTTCTGGAATTAAGACCTCCTCTGAGGTGAAGGTTGGTGATACTATTACTCAGGTTGCTAAGCCTTGCAGTAAGGCGATTGCTGGATTTGAGGATGTAAAACCAATGGTGTTTGCAGGTCTATATCCAGTTGATTCTGATGACTACGAGGATCTTCGTTCTTCGCTCGAAAAGTTGCAGCTAAACGATGCCTCTCTTACCTTCGAGCCAGAGTCATCGCTTGCGTTGGGCTTCGGTTTCCGTGCAGGCTTTCTAGGGCTTCTTCACATGGAGATCATTCAGGAGCGTCTCTACCGCGAGTTCGACATGGATGTGATCACTACCGTTCCAAACGTTTCATATAAGGTACATACAACCAAAGGTGACGTTGTTGAGGTTCACAATCCATCAGGCTTACCTGCTCCAACACTTATAGACTTTATTGAAGAGCCAACCATTCATGCTCAGGTTATCACTAAAACCGAGTACCTAGGTACTATCATGAAGCTTTGCATTGATAAGCGTGGAATTCTTCGCAATCAGGTATTCCTTTCAACCGACCGTGTTGAGGTGAATTTCGACATGCCATTAAGCGAAATCGTATTTGACTTTTACGATAAGCTTAAGAGCATTTCACGTGGTTACGCATCGTTCGATTATTACTTGAATGGCTATCAGCAGGCTACTCTGGTAAAACTCGACATCCTGCTTAATAGCGAGCCTGTAGATGCTCTTTCATGCCTTATTCACCGCGATAATGCCTACGACTTTGGTCGTAAGATGTGTGAAAAGTTAAAGGAACTCATTCCTCGTCAGCAGTTCGATATTGCTATTCAGGCTGCTATTGGGGCAAAGATAATAGCACGAGAAACCATCAAGGCTCTTAGAAAGGATGTTACAGCAAAGTGCTATGGTGGAGATATATCGCGTAAGCGCAAGTTGCTCGAAAAGCAGAAAAAAGGCAAGAAGAGAATGCGTCAGGTTGGGAATGTTGAAGTCCCACAACAGGCATTTCTTGCTGTTCTTAAGATGGGAGATTAG
- a CDS encoding alpha/beta fold hydrolase, with protein sequence MEFSSDILTLPGYGSSGANHWQTLWEKEHGFKRIEQHDWATPACDDWVEAIEKEIGTRDADNVIVVAHSLACIAMAFWVERYNRYIKGALLVAPCDTEAPTAPTGIVGFDPIPEVEFPFPTILITSLNDHYTTYERAEAFAGCWGSELVTLGNAGHINPASGYGRWHWGIELLKRLDE encoded by the coding sequence ATGGAATTCAGTTCGGATATCCTAACCCTCCCCGGCTACGGAAGCTCGGGAGCAAACCACTGGCAGACACTTTGGGAAAAAGAGCACGGTTTCAAGCGCATTGAGCAGCACGATTGGGCCACCCCCGCCTGCGACGACTGGGTGGAGGCCATCGAAAAAGAGATTGGCACGCGCGATGCCGACAACGTAATTGTAGTAGCCCACAGCTTGGCCTGCATCGCCATGGCCTTTTGGGTGGAGCGCTACAACCGCTACATCAAGGGGGCGCTGCTGGTTGCCCCCTGCGACACCGAAGCCCCTACCGCCCCTACGGGCATCGTCGGCTTCGACCCCATCCCCGAGGTGGAGTTCCCCTTTCCCACCATTCTCATAACCAGCCTAAACGACCACTACACCACCTACGAGCGTGCCGAGGCCTTTGCCGGGTGCTGGGGTAGCGAGCTGGTAACCCTTGGTAACGCCGGCCACATCAACCCCGCTTCGGGCTACGGCAGGTGGCACTGGGGGATCGAGCTGCTAAAACGGCTCGACGAATAA
- a CDS encoding YitT family protein: MGKLSTQAILGEFKVYLFMAFGLSLYSLGWTAFLLPANIVSGGVSGIGALIYYATGGAEGGGIKIAYSYLVINVFLLYLGIKVLGGKFGVRTVIGIGMTAFLLWLGQLFIHSSPLKLPDERLLATIIGGGLCGTGLGLIFTQGGTSGGTDIIAMIVCKYRNISMGKMILLCDVIIIGSSYFILKDFTSVVYGYISVGVVSFAIDLVLQGTRQSVQMFIVSKSYDSIADRLSSEVGRGVTVLNGQGWYTKEEQKVVMVLVRKFETNQVYKICKQEDPNAFISVVNAMGVFGKGFETIKAK; the protein is encoded by the coding sequence ATGGGTAAGCTTAGCACTCAAGCCATACTAGGGGAATTTAAAGTTTACCTCTTTATGGCATTTGGTTTATCGCTTTATTCCTTAGGATGGACCGCCTTCCTGCTTCCTGCGAACATTGTTAGCGGAGGAGTCAGCGGTATAGGGGCATTAATCTACTATGCAACTGGAGGTGCCGAAGGAGGTGGCATTAAGATTGCTTACAGCTACCTTGTCATAAATGTTTTCCTTCTGTACCTTGGAATTAAGGTGCTTGGTGGAAAGTTTGGGGTGCGAACCGTTATAGGTATTGGAATGACGGCTTTTCTGCTTTGGCTAGGACAGCTGTTCATTCACTCTTCGCCCTTAAAACTGCCCGATGAGCGTTTGCTTGCCACCATTATCGGAGGTGGTTTGTGCGGCACGGGGCTAGGACTTATCTTTACCCAAGGAGGAACATCAGGAGGTACCGATATCATTGCCATGATCGTGTGCAAGTACCGCAACATCTCCATGGGCAAGATGATACTGCTTTGCGATGTTATAATTATTGGCTCTTCCTATTTCATTCTGAAGGACTTTACCTCTGTTGTTTACGGTTATATCAGCGTTGGAGTGGTGTCGTTTGCCATCGATTTGGTATTGCAAGGTACACGTCAGTCTGTGCAGATGTTTATCGTCTCAAAAAGCTACGATTCCATTGCCGATAGGCTTTCAAGCGAAGTCGGTCGTGGAGTTACAGTGCTTAATGGGCAGGGCTGGTATACCAAAGAAGAGCAAAAGGTGGTGATGGTGCTTGTGCGAAAGTTTGAAACCAATCAGGTTTACAAGATCTGCAAGCAGGAAGATCCTAATGCATTTATCTCCGTTGTAAATGCAATGGGGGTATTCGGCAAAGGGTTCGAAACCATAAAGGCCAAGTAG